From one Musa acuminata AAA Group cultivar baxijiao chromosome BXJ2-6, Cavendish_Baxijiao_AAA, whole genome shotgun sequence genomic stretch:
- the LOC135614509 gene encoding mitogen-activated protein kinase kinase kinase 18-like yields the protein MGISGWRRGRIIGRGTSATVSLATSVPSGEVFAVKSSELSRSWLLQREQRILSALDSPFVVSYFGFEVAAQTPGAGLCYDLFMEYAPRGSLSDEIRKQGGRLDELAIRSYACDILGGLAYLHSNGVVHCDLKSQNVLICSGGWAKVADFGCARSAEEEDEDERGWMRGTPMFMAPEVARGEEQSAPADIWALGCTVIEMATGRPPWPLVSDALSALHQIAFSTDVPEFPSWISEEGRDFLSRCLRRDPLERWTAEQLLQHPFVAASRVANPPSKSDWISPKSTLDQAFLQSLSDDDDDGQVLDQTEEDPFERMQSLIGEAAPNWTWDENWATVRSNGGFPVTESITEDGRSTNPITDSSEQLMLSTNPMATGHVRDNSSSDHNLSETSVVPIAEGLILTCKTETCNFENANFYLMNKKERTQAPLGHHTPIFPSTMSNSYIWINAPLQLLSH from the coding sequence ATGGGGATCAGCGGGTGGCGCCGTGGGCGGATCATTGGCCGGGGGACCTCCGCTACCGTCTCGCTCGCCACTTCGGTGCCCTCGGGGGAGGTCTTCGCGGTCAAGTCGTCGGAGCTCTCTCGCTCTTGGCTCCTGCAGAGGGAGCAGAGGATCCTCTCCGCGCTGGATTCGCCGTTCGTCGTCTCTTATTTTGGTTTCGAAGTCGCCGCCCAGACGCCAGGAGCCGGTCTATGCTATGATCTTTTCATGGAGTACGCTCCCCGGGGCTCGCTGTCCGACGAGATCAGGAAGCAGGGCGGTCGGCTTGACGAGCTCGCCATCCGATCCTACGCATGCGACATCCTCGGCGGGCTGGCTTACTTGCACTCCAACGGCGTCGTCCATTGCGATCTGAAGAGCCAGAACGTCTTGATCTGCTCCGGTGGGTGGGCCAAGGTTGCGGACTTTGGGTGCGCGCGGAGcgcagaggaggaggacgaggacgagaGGGGATGGATGAGGGGCACGCCGATGTTCATGGCGCCGGAGGTCGCGCGGGGGGAAGAGCAGAGCGCGCCAGCTGATATCTGGGCCCTGGGATGCACCGTCATCGAGATGGCCACCGGACGACCCCCATGGCCGCTCGTCTCGGACGCCCTTAGTGCTCTCCACCAGATCGCCTTCTCCACCGACGTGCCTGAGTTCCCGAGCTGGATCTCCGAGGAGGGAAGGGACTTCTTGAGCAGGTGCTTGAGGAGGGATCCTCTGGAGCGGTGGACGGCGGAGCAGCTGCTCCAACACCCGTTCGTTGCCGCGTCTCGTGTCGCCAATCCTCCATCGAAATCCGACTGGATTTCTCCTAAAAGCACTCTCGATCAGGCTTTCTTGCAGTCGCtctccgacgacgacgacgacggccaGGTGCTGGACCAAACAGAGGAGGACCCATTCGAGAGGATGCAGAGCCTAATCGGAGAAGCTGCTCCCAACTGGACGTGGGATGAGAACTGGGCGACGGTGCGAAGTAATGGCGGCTTTCCGGTGACCGAATCCATCACCGAAGACGGGAGATCAACAAATCCAATCACGGATAGCAGCGAACAGCTCATGCTCAGCACGAACCCCATGGCGACAGGGCATGTCCGTGACAACAGTTCAAGTGACCATAACTTATCTGAAACAAGTGTAGTTCCAATAGCAGAGGGACTCATCCTCACATGTAAAACAGAGACTTGTAACTTCGAGAATGCCAACTTTTACTTGATGAACAAGAAGGAACGCACTCAAGCTCCTTTAGGCCATCATACTCCAATCTTTCCGTCTACAATGTCCAATTCTTATATTTGGATTAATGCGCCGCTACAGCTCCTTAGTCACTAG